A portion of the Candidatus Krumholzibacteriota bacterium genome contains these proteins:
- a CDS encoding PTS sugar transporter subunit IIB: MLLLFRIDDRLVHAQVVLGWGRKIRPERIIVADDEVAADKWESDLYLLAAPPGVKISLVTLVEAVDQFNGAVFDSERVILLVRNPASAFRLIKLGLGVGEVNVGGMHYHDGKEKILDNIYIDDEDRKALREMVKLGITLDARALPDDEKIILNSRIV; the protein is encoded by the coding sequence ATGCTTTTATTGTTCAGGATAGATGACAGACTGGTCCATGCCCAGGTCGTCCTCGGCTGGGGCAGAAAGATCAGGCCGGAGAGGATAATCGTAGCCGATGACGAGGTCGCGGCCGACAAATGGGAAAGCGATCTCTACCTGCTTGCCGCACCGCCAGGCGTGAAGATATCTCTCGTCACTCTCGTTGAGGCGGTCGACCAGTTCAATGGTGCCGTATTCGACAGCGAACGGGTCATCCTTCTTGTCAGGAACCCGGCCAGTGCTTTCAGGCTCATCAAACTGGGGCTCGGGGTCGGTGAAGTGAATGTCGGGGGGATGCACTATCATGACGGCAAGGAAAAGATCCTTGATAATATATATATAGACGACGAAGACAGGAAAGCTCTCAGAGAGATGGTCAAGCTCGGGATCACCCTCGACGCGAGAGCACTTCCTGACGATGAGAAGATCATCCTCAATTCCAGGATCGTTTAA
- a CDS encoding DUF1926 domain-containing protein, with product MSNKTRFILGLHNHQPVGNFDHVIEDAYVRAYLPFLDVMKDYPDIPFALHNSGILWDWFEQRHPEYLDMISAMVSAGQIELMSAGYYEPILTVIPSRDRSGQLSMMSDYLEKHFRIRPRGCWLTERIWDPHMPETLSAAGLEYVLVDDSHFKSTGFEPAQLKGYFLTEENGSYIKVFPIDKNLRYLIPFHDPEETMTYLGSLSRESSGGEIIAVLADDGEKFGLWTGTNSLCYGENWLRRFCDALRANNDWLETTTFSRVLDSTVARSIVYLPTASYVEMMEWALPVRAQESYNIAKEALEASGSFPDPAEALRGGLWRNFLVKYEESNWMHKRMILASKIVDQYAAGPGKVSIAESAKRHLYQAQCNCAYWHGLFGGLYLPHLRSAVFSHIIAAEKIIEDETRGKKEYIDHGISDIDGDGIEELSVSTGKIKLFMKLKGAVLRELDLREARFNLTDTLTRREEYYHRKIAGLGRAAEGDGAISIHEMSTAREEGLEKRLFYDSEPRASLVDHFIDPAATLSSFSRSEYSERGDFATGDYLLQVEGPVDLPVFHFSRKGEVIQGEGRVDLSIDKRITLLDSGRTIDVEYSIKAGGKLKTRFAVENVISFLAGDAPDRFFLFPGRDVEQTNLASTGEEAGLGNFEMRDEYLRLGVIFDFDPVALFWRFPVETVSNSDSGYERVYQGSALVPVWDLSLSEGGSSTIRIRIRTGTL from the coding sequence ATGAGTAATAAAACAAGGTTTATCCTGGGACTCCATAATCATCAGCCGGTAGGCAACTTCGATCATGTGATAGAAGACGCCTATGTCAGGGCTTACCTTCCTTTCCTGGATGTGATGAAGGATTATCCCGACATCCCTTTCGCCCTGCATAACAGTGGCATCCTCTGGGACTGGTTTGAGCAGAGACATCCCGAATATCTCGATATGATATCGGCCATGGTCTCGGCCGGCCAGATAGAGTTGATGTCCGCGGGATACTATGAACCGATATTGACAGTCATACCTTCGAGGGACAGGTCGGGGCAGTTGTCGATGATGAGTGACTATCTGGAAAAACATTTCAGGATAAGGCCCCGCGGCTGCTGGTTGACTGAAAGGATATGGGATCCCCATATGCCGGAGACTCTCTCTGCCGCCGGTCTCGAGTATGTGCTGGTGGATGACTCCCATTTCAAATCGACAGGATTCGAACCGGCCCAGCTGAAAGGTTATTTTCTTACCGAGGAAAACGGTTCGTATATCAAGGTCTTTCCGATCGACAAGAACCTCAGGTACCTGATTCCCTTTCATGATCCCGAAGAGACGATGACCTATCTTGGTTCGCTTTCCCGGGAAAGCTCCGGAGGGGAGATAATCGCGGTGCTTGCCGATGACGGCGAGAAATTCGGGTTGTGGACCGGCACAAATTCGCTCTGCTACGGAGAAAACTGGCTGCGAAGATTCTGCGACGCCCTCCGGGCGAACAACGATTGGCTGGAGACGACGACATTCAGCAGGGTCCTGGATTCGACCGTGGCAAGATCGATCGTATATCTTCCTACAGCTTCGTACGTGGAGATGATGGAGTGGGCGCTGCCTGTCAGGGCGCAGGAATCGTATAATATCGCCAAAGAGGCGTTGGAAGCGAGCGGATCCTTTCCCGATCCGGCCGAAGCGCTCAGGGGAGGGTTGTGGCGTAATTTTCTGGTCAAATACGAGGAAAGCAACTGGATGCACAAGCGGATGATCCTCGCGAGCAAGATAGTGGATCAATACGCGGCAGGCCCGGGAAAAGTCAGTATCGCCGAATCGGCGAAGAGGCATCTCTATCAGGCCCAGTGCAATTGCGCATACTGGCACGGACTTTTTGGAGGATTGTACCTTCCTCACCTTAGAAGCGCTGTCTTCAGTCATATCATAGCCGCGGAAAAAATCATCGAGGATGAGACCCGCGGAAAGAAAGAATATATCGATCACGGGATCAGCGATATCGACGGGGACGGGATCGAAGAACTGTCAGTATCGACCGGGAAGATAAAACTCTTCATGAAACTTAAAGGCGCGGTGCTGAGAGAGCTTGATCTCAGGGAAGCGCGGTTCAACCTCACTGACACGCTTACGCGCAGGGAGGAGTATTATCACAGGAAGATCGCCGGGCTGGGCCGAGCGGCGGAAGGTGATGGAGCGATCAGCATACACGAGATGTCTACGGCCAGGGAAGAAGGACTTGAAAAAAGACTTTTTTACGACAGCGAGCCCCGGGCTTCGCTGGTCGATCATTTTATCGATCCTGCCGCCACCCTCTCTTCCTTCTCGAGATCGGAGTACAGCGAGAGGGGGGACTTCGCCACTGGAGATTATCTCCTTCAGGTCGAAGGACCGGTCGACCTTCCGGTCTTTCATTTCAGCAGAAAAGGGGAGGTGATCCAGGGTGAGGGGAGAGTCGATCTCTCCATTGACAAGAGGATCACTCTGCTCGATTCGGGCAGAACCATTGATGTGGAATATTCGATCAAGGCTGGCGGAAAACTGAAAACGCGGTTTGCCGTGGAAAACGTGATCTCTTTTCTTGCCGGAGATGCTCCCGACAGATTTTTCCTTTTTCCAGGGAGGGACGTCGAGCAGACGAATCTTGCCTCGACAGGTGAAGAGGCCGGCCTGGGTAATTTTGAGATGAGAGATGAATACCTTCGTCTCGGGGTGATATTCGATTTCGATCCCGTGGCGCTTTTCTGGAGATTCCCGGTGGAGACGGTCTCCAATTCCGATTCGGGGTACGAGAGGGTCTACCAGGGTTCAGCACTTGTGCCTGTATGGGATCTGTCTTTATCAGAAGGCGGATCATCCACGATAAGGATCAGGATCCGGACCGGTACTCTCTGA
- a CDS encoding PTS sugar transporter subunit IIC, translating into MKLMNPVFAVALTGGILALDQRSSIRTMISQPISAGILIGSVLGAWTEGLLAGALFQMIFLGHVHLRGKGTPDIPLGGIAVSALYILGSRGLGGDPSAGGFVLLASILAGVLVAGAGQAFYSWWEKASSGIVLKARGWALDGRSGTAATIHLSMTVIHFLFAFLLLFAVISAGPPVVGSIALRLPGSVTGAFGQLHLLIPFIGIGSLLRLYAARSQVLWFASGFLLTLLIVTVR; encoded by the coding sequence TTGAAACTGATGAATCCGGTCTTCGCGGTGGCCCTGACAGGTGGGATCCTTGCTCTTGATCAGAGGAGTTCGATCAGGACGATGATCTCGCAGCCGATATCGGCGGGAATACTGATAGGATCTGTGCTGGGAGCCTGGACTGAAGGACTTCTTGCCGGTGCTCTTTTCCAGATGATATTTCTCGGCCATGTACATTTGCGGGGTAAGGGAACTCCCGATATTCCTCTCGGTGGGATAGCTGTTTCGGCTCTTTATATACTTGGATCGCGTGGGCTCGGTGGCGACCCGTCAGCGGGCGGTTTTGTCCTTCTCGCCTCCATCCTGGCGGGGGTCCTTGTGGCGGGGGCGGGGCAGGCTTTCTACAGCTGGTGGGAAAAAGCATCTTCCGGCATCGTGCTGAAAGCAAGAGGCTGGGCCCTTGATGGCAGGTCGGGAACAGCCGCCACGATCCATCTATCGATGACGGTTATACATTTTCTGTTTGCTTTTCTTCTGCTTTTCGCGGTCATATCGGCAGGTCCGCCGGTGGTCGGATCTATCGCGCTGCGCCTTCCCGGATCGGTCACGGGAGCTTTCGGACAGCTTCATCTTCTCATACCATTTATCGGGATCGGTTCGCTTCTGCGGCTGTATGCCGCCAGGTCGCAGGTTTTGTGGTTCGCGTCCGGTTTTTTACTGACTCTTCTTATCGTGACGGTGAGGTGA
- a CDS encoding PTS system mannose/fructose/sorbose family transporter subunit IID: MKNRTRLKVIAGIFFLQNSRNSRILDGLGFFCHLLPFFREISDDMESLKEISGRHSEYFNANPMIASYVSGAVMNLESRRKAGEDIPAERIKRVKEALSSVFTAKGDYFFEIVLMPFALTFGSIFAMYSSYIGPMIFLVIYNLYHLKLRIGGCRVGLLLGEDVGRGFATTLFREQKVMLGAGAFVSGVFSALVFTRAWSAGGSRFVLWGAIVALVLILLRGKIDVLWTVLALFLATAGFLVIV; this comes from the coding sequence ATGAAGAATAGAACGAGATTGAAAGTGATAGCTGGTATATTTTTTCTTCAGAACTCGAGGAACAGCCGGATACTCGATGGTCTCGGGTTTTTCTGCCATCTCCTCCCATTTTTCCGCGAGATAAGTGATGACATGGAGTCGCTGAAGGAGATCTCAGGGCGGCATTCGGAGTATTTTAACGCCAATCCGATGATCGCTTCATATGTCTCCGGCGCTGTCATGAATCTCGAATCGAGAAGAAAAGCGGGCGAGGATATCCCTGCCGAACGTATAAAACGGGTAAAAGAGGCACTTTCATCCGTATTTACGGCAAAAGGGGATTATTTCTTCGAGATCGTGTTAATGCCGTTTGCGTTGACTTTCGGCAGTATTTTTGCTATGTATAGCTCGTACATAGGTCCGATGATCTTTCTGGTTATCTATAATCTCTATCATCTGAAGTTGAGGATCGGTGGTTGTCGGGTCGGATTGTTACTTGGTGAGGATGTCGGACGAGGATTCGCCACTACGCTTTTCAGGGAACAGAAGGTCATGCTCGGCGCGGGAGCTTTTGTCTCTGGAGTGTTTTCGGCCCTGGTCTTTACCCGGGCATGGAGTGCTGGCGGTTCGCGTTTTGTCTTATGGGGAGCGATCGTCGCTCTCGTTCTTATTCTGCTTCGCGGGAAGATAGATGTCCTGTGGACTGTTTTGGCGCTTTTCCTGGCCACAGCCGGTTTTCTGGTGATCGTTTGA
- a CDS encoding HPr family phosphocarrier protein, whose amino-acid sequence MISGKVKVTNKRGIHLRLAGELVKMASRFKSEVMIGKDEDLMNAKSILGVAGLGAEFGTELLLNVDGVDEKEALDTLIDLIDNKFYMEE is encoded by the coding sequence ATGATTTCAGGCAAGGTAAAGGTCACCAACAAGAGAGGGATCCATCTTCGGCTCGCAGGCGAGCTTGTCAAGATGGCAAGCAGGTTCAAATCAGAAGTGATGATCGGCAAGGATGAGGATCTGATGAACGCCAAGAGTATTCTCGGAGTGGCGGGACTTGGAGCCGAATTCGGGACTGAACTGCTGCTGAACGTCGATGGAGTGGATGAAAAAGAAGCTCTTGATACGCTGATAGACCTTATCGATAATAAATTCTATATGGAAGAGTAG
- the ptsP gene encoding phosphoenolpyruvate--protein phosphotransferase: MKKKTDEKKEIIFNGIPAAPGIAFGEVFVVNVDELPVNNESITDKEIKGEIAEFEDALRRTGEELGELHKALAAEMGEDHAKILDSHIMILADEMMKEETKELIRAENANAAYAFTRVIDKTLTAFEHMEDQYLKERAEDIKDVKRRVIRNLLGQKTEGIANLRKKAIIVAKTLTPSDTVGFKRKYVLAFVSDTGGRTSHAAIIAKSIGIPAVVGLDQFSSHAKPYDQIIVDGLTGQVILNPTPETVELYKEALQKFKEIEKELLTLKDYAAVTLDNRTIELSGNIEMDEEVENIIEHGARGIGLFRTEYFFMMRGTLPGEEEQYRYYRSIVKKVAPDPVLFRTLDIGGDKIAKWVDDSVENNPFMGWRGIRFTLSRKDIFRTQLRAIFRAAAHGRARIMFPMVSVVDEVRQAIAICDEVKDDLKRERYQYGDDVEIGIMIETPSAVVMADVLAREVDFFSIGSNDLVQYSLAVDRGNSRISYLYDTLHPAILRFINSTVTEAHKAGIWVGLCGEMVADARVIGTILLIGLGLDEFSASAYLIPEIKKIIRSVTYDETRSLVRKALLMSTSGEVIELVNRFIEDKRPELLEYIPKDPITEKR; the protein is encoded by the coding sequence ATGAAAAAGAAGACCGATGAAAAAAAAGAGATTATTTTTAACGGTATTCCCGCTGCTCCGGGCATAGCTTTCGGAGAAGTTTTCGTCGTGAATGTCGATGAACTCCCCGTTAATAATGAGTCTATCACGGACAAAGAGATCAAGGGCGAGATCGCTGAATTCGAGGATGCCCTCAGGCGTACCGGTGAAGAACTCGGCGAGTTGCATAAAGCGCTTGCCGCCGAGATGGGGGAAGACCACGCCAAGATACTCGATTCCCATATAATGATCCTTGCCGACGAGATGATGAAGGAAGAGACGAAAGAGTTGATCAGAGCGGAAAATGCCAATGCCGCCTACGCCTTTACCAGGGTGATAGACAAGACTCTCACCGCTTTTGAACATATGGAAGACCAGTACCTGAAGGAAAGAGCTGAAGATATAAAGGATGTGAAGAGGCGTGTCATTCGGAATCTGCTCGGGCAGAAGACCGAGGGGATCGCGAATCTGAGGAAGAAAGCGATAATAGTCGCGAAGACTCTTACTCCTTCAGATACGGTCGGATTCAAGAGAAAATATGTCCTCGCTTTTGTATCGGATACGGGAGGCAGGACATCGCACGCGGCGATAATAGCCAAATCGATCGGTATTCCAGCCGTAGTAGGGCTCGATCAGTTCAGCAGCCACGCCAAACCTTACGACCAGATCATCGTCGATGGTCTTACAGGTCAGGTAATACTCAACCCGACTCCGGAGACTGTCGAGCTTTACAAGGAAGCCCTTCAGAAATTCAAGGAGATCGAAAAAGAACTTCTGACGCTGAAGGATTACGCCGCTGTCACGCTCGATAACAGGACTATAGAACTCTCCGGCAATATCGAGATGGATGAGGAAGTCGAGAATATAATAGAACACGGCGCTAGAGGGATCGGGCTGTTCAGGACAGAGTATTTTTTCATGATGAGAGGTACGCTCCCTGGAGAGGAAGAACAGTACAGGTACTACAGGAGCATAGTAAAGAAAGTAGCCCCTGATCCCGTACTTTTCCGGACTCTTGATATCGGGGGGGACAAGATAGCCAAATGGGTGGATGACAGTGTGGAGAATAATCCTTTCATGGGATGGCGCGGGATCCGTTTCACACTCTCTCGTAAAGATATATTCAGGACGCAGCTTCGCGCCATCTTCAGAGCGGCGGCTCACGGCAGGGCGAGGATAATGTTCCCGATGGTCTCGGTCGTTGATGAGGTCCGCCAGGCTATAGCGATCTGCGATGAAGTGAAGGATGACCTGAAAAGGGAGCGATACCAGTATGGCGATGATGTCGAGATCGGGATCATGATCGAGACTCCATCTGCCGTCGTCATGGCCGATGTACTGGCCAGGGAAGTCGATTTTTTCAGTATAGGTTCTAACGACCTTGTTCAGTATTCTCTCGCCGTGGACAGGGGGAACAGCAGGATATCATATCTCTACGACACCCTGCATCCGGCGATCCTCCGCTTTATCAACAGCACCGTGACCGAGGCTCATAAAGCGGGGATATGGGTGGGGTTATGCGGAGAGATGGTAGCCGACGCAAGGGTGATCGGCACGATACTGCTTATAGGGCTCGGACTCGATGAGTTCAGCGCCAGCGCGTACCTGATCCCGGAGATCAAGAAGATCATCAGATCGGTGACATATGATGAGACGAGGTCACTGGTAAGGAAAGCCCTGTTGATGTCGACTTCAGGTGAAGTCATTGAACTGGTAAACAGGTTTATCGAAGATAAACGTCCGGAACTCCTTGAGTATATTCCGAAAGACCCGATCACGGAAAAAAGATAG
- a CDS encoding bifunctional phosphoglucose/phosphomannose isomerase, with protein sequence MNVEHSARHYSIDQDRMIDKVLSLPDQMDEAWGSSLDFVRDIPEPPSSFIISAMGGSAIGGQLMKDLIRPGCRKSLHIERGYSLPSFAGTDTPVICISYSGNTEEVISAFREAIVKGSPVAVITSGGLLADEAEAAGVPLLKIPGGNPPRASLGYLFAPLVRLASEWNILDIDDEAFDSVMQGTRSLLEKCHLEADLAGNSAMQLAKRLYGKTPLIYSGDGLLAGAAYRWKCQFNENSKSMAFFNTFPELGHNEIMAWDCPEKLRQYLFLIMLCDRDDDPRVTKRMEAAYLLLESLAGGAIKIESSGAAGAVGRFERQLSAVVLGDLTSVYLAVEYGVDPTPIKKIDELKDLTRSEYR encoded by the coding sequence TTGAACGTCGAACATTCCGCAAGACACTACAGCATCGACCAGGACAGGATGATCGACAAGGTCTTGTCCCTGCCGGACCAGATGGATGAAGCGTGGGGATCATCGCTCGATTTTGTCCGTGATATCCCAGAACCGCCATCCTCGTTCATAATCAGCGCAATGGGAGGATCAGCAATAGGCGGACAGCTGATGAAAGACCTGATAAGACCCGGTTGCCGCAAGAGCCTCCATATCGAGCGGGGGTATTCCCTTCCTTCTTTTGCAGGAACCGACACGCCTGTAATCTGTATCAGTTACAGCGGCAACACGGAGGAGGTCATAAGCGCCTTCAGAGAGGCGATTGTCAAGGGATCACCCGTTGCGGTGATAACCTCGGGAGGTCTGCTTGCCGATGAAGCCGAGGCTGCGGGAGTCCCACTCCTTAAGATCCCCGGCGGCAATCCTCCCCGTGCTTCTCTTGGTTATCTATTCGCGCCGCTTGTCAGGCTGGCGAGCGAATGGAATATTCTCGATATAGATGATGAGGCGTTCGATTCGGTGATGCAAGGCACCAGGAGCCTCCTTGAAAAATGCCATCTCGAAGCAGACCTGGCTGGAAACAGCGCGATGCAACTCGCGAAAAGACTTTACGGAAAGACGCCCCTGATCTACAGCGGAGACGGCCTTCTTGCCGGAGCCGCCTACAGGTGGAAATGCCAGTTCAACGAAAACAGCAAATCAATGGCGTTTTTCAACACTTTCCCGGAGCTTGGCCATAACGAGATCATGGCCTGGGATTGCCCGGAAAAACTCAGGCAGTATCTTTTTCTTATAATGCTTTGCGACAGGGATGACGATCCCAGGGTGACGAAAAGAATGGAAGCGGCGTATTTACTTCTTGAGTCTCTGGCCGGTGGGGCGATAAAGATAGAGAGCTCCGGCGCTGCGGGAGCTGTGGGAAGGTTCGAGCGCCAGTTATCTGCCGTGGTCCTTGGAGACCTGACAAGCGTTTACCTGGCAGTCGAGTATGGAGTCGACCCCACGCCGATTAAAAAGATCGACGAGTTGAAGGACCTGACAAGATCGGAGTATCGATGA
- a CDS encoding NTP transferase domain-containing protein, whose product MKAVIPLAGIGKRLRPLTYTIPKALVTVAGKPILGHIVDSLVSMGVTELVPIIGYMGDQIREYLTDNYDIEMNFVIQEEQKGIAHAVSLTSPYADDSELIIILGDTIIDTDLSKVPRSGDCVLGVREVEDPRRFGICEVSGGRITGIEEKPDHPKSNLAVVGLYYFKNSSLLYRSCEYVIENDIRTRGEYQITDALSHMIDSGAVFVPYEIDNWFDCGKVETLLETNSTLLKGRKSSYSGKNTIIIDPCFISDRSEIVDSVIGPDVTVSKGCRIEGSLIRDSIINENCQVEGANLAGSVLGKGVVVKARPARLNVGDDSLVDLD is encoded by the coding sequence ATGAAAGCAGTGATCCCGTTGGCGGGAATCGGGAAAAGGCTTCGTCCGCTGACATATACGATCCCGAAAGCGCTTGTGACGGTTGCGGGCAAACCGATCCTAGGACATATCGTCGATTCCCTCGTCTCGATGGGAGTGACGGAGCTTGTTCCGATAATCGGTTATATGGGAGATCAGATAAGGGAATACCTGACGGATAATTACGATATCGAAATGAATTTTGTCATTCAGGAAGAGCAGAAAGGGATCGCGCATGCCGTGTCGCTGACTTCGCCGTATGCTGATGATTCTGAACTGATAATAATTCTTGGAGATACCATCATCGATACCGATCTCTCGAAGGTCCCGCGCTCGGGGGACTGCGTTCTCGGAGTGAGAGAGGTCGAGGATCCGCGCAGGTTCGGTATATGCGAGGTTTCCGGCGGCAGGATCACCGGGATAGAGGAAAAACCCGATCACCCGAAAAGCAATCTCGCCGTCGTCGGGCTCTATTATTTCAAAAACTCGTCGCTTCTTTACAGGTCATGCGAATACGTCATCGAAAATGATATCAGGACGAGAGGAGAGTACCAGATCACCGATGCCCTTTCTCACATGATCGACAGTGGAGCCGTCTTTGTGCCATATGAGATAGATAACTGGTTCGATTGTGGCAAGGTCGAGACGCTGCTGGAGACTAACAGCACTCTTCTCAAGGGTAGAAAATCGAGCTATAGCGGAAAGAACACAATAATCATAGACCCATGTTTCATCAGCGACCGATCTGAGATCGTAGATTCCGTGATAGGTCCCGACGTTACTGTATCCAAAGGATGCAGGATCGAAGGTTCGCTGATACGAGATTCGATAATTAACGAGAATTGCCAGGTCGAAGGAGCAAATCTGGCCGGGAGCGTGCTGGGAAAAGGCGTGGTTGTCAAAGCAAGACCGGCGCGGCTTAATGTCGGGGATGATTCGCTTGTAGATTTGGATTGA
- a CDS encoding methionine adenosyltransferase — protein sequence MAEKHLFTSESVTEGHPDKVADQISDSIVDAILKDDPMGRIACETLVTTGMAFISGEIHTTAYVDIPTIVRSVIHDIGYDEPSLGFASQTSAVITAIDEQSGDIAMGVDTGGAGDQGMMFGYACHQTDVLMPMPIHLAHLLVKQMAAVRKDGTLGYLKPDGKSQVTIEYEDNFPRKIDTVLLSTQHSEDVSIDEIRKGLTEKVIDPVLAPFDIDKSDYRILVNPTGRFVRGGPMADTGLTGRKIIVDTYGGFGSHGGGAFSGKDPTKVDRSASYAARHVAKNIVGAALADECEVQIAYAIGVAEPVSVMIETFGTGKISDEKLTKIVRELFDLTPRGIIERLDLRRDIYRQTAAYGHFGREGSDFTWEKLDYTDALKSKLQDR from the coding sequence ATGGCTGAGAAGCACCTTTTTACTTCAGAATCAGTTACAGAGGGCCATCCGGACAAGGTCGCCGACCAGATCTCGGACAGTATCGTCGACGCTATACTCAAAGACGATCCAATGGGAAGGATCGCCTGCGAGACTCTCGTCACGACGGGGATGGCTTTTATTTCAGGGGAGATACATACGACAGCTTATGTCGATATTCCAACGATAGTGAGATCGGTCATCCATGACATCGGATATGACGAACCTTCTCTAGGTTTCGCCTCCCAGACTTCCGCAGTGATCACCGCTATTGACGAACAATCGGGTGATATCGCGATGGGTGTAGATACCGGCGGGGCGGGTGACCAGGGGATGATGTTCGGGTACGCGTGCCATCAGACCGATGTACTGATGCCGATGCCTATTCATCTGGCGCATCTCCTTGTAAAACAGATGGCTGCCGTAAGGAAAGACGGGACTCTAGGTTACCTCAAACCGGACGGAAAGTCACAGGTCACCATCGAGTACGAAGATAATTTTCCCAGGAAGATCGATACAGTCCTTCTTTCCACTCAGCACAGTGAAGATGTCTCGATCGACGAGATAAGAAAGGGACTGACGGAAAAGGTAATCGACCCTGTCCTTGCCCCTTTCGACATAGATAAGTCCGATTACAGGATACTGGTCAATCCGACCGGGCGATTCGTCAGGGGTGGCCCGATGGCCGACACCGGTCTTACCGGCCGCAAGATAATCGTTGATACTTACGGAGGTTTCGGTAGTCACGGGGGAGGTGCCTTTTCAGGAAAGGATCCGACAAAGGTCGACCGTTCCGCGTCGTACGCCGCGAGGCATGTGGCAAAGAATATAGTGGGCGCCGCTCTTGCCGACGAGTGCGAGGTACAGATCGCGTACGCCATCGGTGTCGCCGAACCGGTATCGGTGATGATCGAGACTTTCGGCACTGGAAAGATATCTGATGAGAAGCTTACAAAGATCGTCAGGGAACTCTTTGATCTTACCCCCCGGGGAATAATAGAGCGTCTTGATCTGCGACGGGATATCTACCGGCAGACGGCTGCTTATGGACATTTCGGACGCGAAGGATCTGATTTTACATGGGAAAAGCTCGACTATACCGATGCGTTGAAGTCGAAGCTCCAGGATCGTTGA
- a CDS encoding adenosylhomocysteinase, translated as MKYDAKDLGLASKGKERIEWAEESMPVLRMIRKRFEKEKPLEGIRIASCLHVTTETANLMRTLKAGGAEVALCASNPLSTQDDVVASLVEDYKISVFAIRGEDNDSYYSHINSALDIEPQITMDDGADLVSTVHKDRRDLIKNVIGGSEETTTGVIRLKAMQEHGVLEHPMIAVNDAMTKHFFDNRYGTGQSTIDGVIRATNALLAGSRVVIFGYGWCGRGTAMRARGMGANVIVIEIDPVKALEAVMDGFSVMSSLEAARIGDIFITLTGNISVIRKEHFDLMKDGAIVANSGHFNVEIDIPDLEKVSTGKKHIRSEIDQYTLPNGNRINILAEGRLINLAAAEGHPASVMDMSFANQALSAEYLIKGGAGLEKKVYPVPERIDREIARLKLQAVGSLVDELTAKQKEYLESWELGT; from the coding sequence ATGAAATACGACGCGAAGGATCTCGGGCTTGCCTCGAAAGGAAAGGAAAGGATCGAGTGGGCGGAAGAATCGATGCCTGTCCTGCGAATGATCAGGAAGAGATTTGAAAAGGAGAAGCCACTTGAAGGTATAAGGATAGCTTCCTGTCTCCATGTCACGACGGAGACGGCCAACCTCATGCGCACCCTGAAGGCAGGTGGAGCTGAAGTAGCTCTCTGCGCTTCAAATCCGCTCAGCACTCAGGATGACGTCGTCGCTTCTCTTGTCGAGGATTACAAGATATCGGTTTTTGCCATAAGAGGCGAGGATAACGACTCATACTACAGCCACATCAATTCAGCTCTCGACATCGAACCGCAGATTACGATGGATGACGGTGCAGATCTCGTCAGTACGGTCCACAAGGATAGAAGGGACCTGATAAAGAACGTCATAGGCGGTTCCGAGGAGACGACTACCGGCGTGATCAGGCTCAAAGCGATGCAGGAACACGGGGTGCTCGAACATCCGATGATCGCGGTAAATGACGCGATGACGAAGCATTTCTTCGACAACCGTTACGGGACGGGACAGAGCACGATCGACGGCGTGATCAGGGCTACCAACGCTCTTCTGGCGGGATCGAGAGTGGTAATATTCGGATATGGATGGTGCGGAAGAGGAACGGCGATGAGGGCTCGTGGAATGGGAGCGAATGTCATCGTGATAGAGATCGATCCCGTAAAAGCTCTCGAAGCGGTCATGGATGGATTTTCAGTGATGAGTTCCCTCGAGGCAGCCAGGATCGGAGATATCTTCATTACATTGACGGGAAATATCTCTGTCATCCGCAAGGAACATTTTGATCTGATGAAGGACGGCGCGATTGTCGCCAACTCCGGTCATTTCAATGTCGAGATCGATATTCCGGATCTGGAGAAAGTCTCTACCGGGAAAAAACATATTCGAAGCGAGATAGATCAGTACACTCTTCCCAACGGGAACAGGATCAATATTCTCGCCGAGGGACGCCTTATAAACCTCGCGGCTGCCGAGGGACATCCCGCTTCCGTCATGGATATGAGTTTTGCCAACCAGGCTCTTTCCGCTGAATACCTCATCAAGGGTGGAGCCGGACTTGAGAAGAAGGTCTATCCGGTCCCGGAACGTATAGACAGGGAGATAGCGAGACTTAAACTGCAGGCGGTCGGTTCTCTCGTCGACGAACTGACAGCCAAGCAGAAAGAATATCTTGAGAGCTGGGAACTTGGCACCTGA